The Apodemus sylvaticus chromosome 4, mApoSyl1.1, whole genome shotgun sequence nucleotide sequence GGTGACTTTGATAGGTCCTTGGGACCCTGGAAAACACACTCAGTATATTTCTCTCATAATATAACTTTTTTTCAGtgaaaaatagataataaaaatgaaataaatgtagataaaataactaaattttattagtttattaaaGTGGAAGACAATCTAATAGAGTAGTCAGAGGAGTATATTGGTCAGACCCCAATATTCCTATCAAAGCTTCAATACATGTCAGAGCACTGGAAAGGAGCCTATTGGTAGAAGTGACAACGGGTGCATAGTCCTGAGGAAAAGCACTTTGGATGTGCCCTATGAACCAAGGACCTGGAGGGAGATTGCAGCATACATGTCAAAGAGAAGGTAACATATGCCAAGACCAAAGACAGAAGTCACATAAGGCAGGGCCTTCTGAGTACAGCAGTGAATCTGAATTTTACCAGATGTATGTTAGGTCACCACGAGCATTTTGAAGTAGGTAGATGCTTAAATTCTCACTCTATAATATTTTGTAATCTATTTTACGAAACATTTTCTAATGGTggctttaataccagcatttaggaggcagaggcaggtggatatttgAATTCAAGACCATCCTGCTTACACAGCTAGATGTAAgctagtttcaggacaaccaggagtACACAAAGAGACTATGCCTAGAATCTACGcccctgaaagaaagaaagaaagaaagaaagaaagaaagaaagaaagaaagaaagaaagaaagaaggaaaggaagggaggaaggaataaagaaagaaagaagaaagggaagaaaggaaagaaggaaggaaggaaagaaggaaggagacaatGTTCTGAGGTGGCAATTTGGTTCTGAGCTTGTATGGTATACATTTCCAAAAAGTAATTATAGAAAGTCTTGGTTATCATCAAGAAATGCAATATATCCAACATATTTCATTCCTACTCTTTCCTATTTCCTTTGCCTGAAGTAAACCAGGAGCCTTTCTGAGCATAGTATCCTTAAGAGCTTCTATAAATATGCTTTGGGTATGGTGTGGGGGATTGGCAGTCCCTGGCATACAGAATAAGGAGTGTAAACCTCCTACTTCCATCTATTTGATCTTTCCCAAGACAGGCCATATGTCCTTACAGAATCAAGTTATGTTATATTCTGAGTATCGATGGGCTCATAGTACAATAGAATGTATACCATATGTCCCTTAAGAAGTGACTCCCTATTGTACCAAAGATCTTGGCCTGACTATGCCCAAAACACAAAGCTTCTCATTCTATGTCCTTGGAAATGAATACACTAACTTAAAAATCAGGCCAAATCCAAACCCATTGAGACTGAAAGGTAAGTTTGGTTGCAGTTACAAAATAGGATGCCTTTCTCACCCCCTTGTCCTCTCCTGTGCCCAGGTCAGATGATCTCAGCTAGGAGGGGTTGAGCCCTCACACTTGTACATGCTCTAACAGGAGCTAGAAAAGGGAGCCCTGGGGGTGTGGGGGTTTGCTGCCTAAGTTATCAGTGACTCAGAAGGGAGCTGGAGGAAGTTGACCAACTGGAGTGGTGAAACCAGTACACCACCCCCAACCTGAGGACTATAGGTAGGCAGGATCAGTATAAAGGGCCCTAGTTGCTCCTCAGCTCAAGACTCTGCTGGAagtctctgccttctgccttctgtgaTTTCGGTGAGTGTTAGTTGCTGGGACCTTAGCTAGGGCTGTAGGCGCCCAATAGGTCAGAATATGCCTATGGGTGTCTACTTAGAGTTGGGGTAGATACTGCTCTGGGGCTAGATTCAGCTGGATTATTTATCCTTCAAGGAGGCACATAGATGTGCATAGGGAAATGTGCTGTAGTACTTTTTGTTTGGACAAAGCCATGAAAAACAGGAGTGTGGAAATTCTATTAGAAGTACAAGACTTAGAATAACAGGCTCCAATTCTCAATAACTCTTCAGCTGCCCCTCACTCTTCAACCCTGGCCCTGGGACTACAGCTCACATTCAGAAGGTCAAAGAAGAAAGGAGCTCCCAGGCCAAATAGGACGACTTgctaattttttgagaaaaaaaaaaaaaaccaaaaaacccaaaacccagaaAGACTATGTGAGCTGCCTGGAAATTCACAGTGTTTTGGTGGGAGCTGTGCCTGCAGTGTGCTGGATGACTCTAGTCTGATGCGACTGCAATCCCAGCTGCTTTCAGCATAGACTCTAAgctttccagagctctggggtcctcTGTGAGACACTTATTTTTTCTAAGGTTTCCTTCATACTGTGACATGTTCACAGAAACTATATTTCCAGGATCCAGCAAAAGGTCAGACAAAAGCAGGCTAACTAACAGTCAGTCTATTCTTGCAGAACTTCTTTGTAAAGCCTCCTCCAGTGAAGAAGAGGGCTCACTGGATAGCAGTTTCTCCCCTCACCATTTCCACGCTCTTTTCTGCTTTTAGGATTCATGACCTAAGGAAGTGGGGGAATGCTCTATTCAGGAGTAAGAATGCCAAGAGCCAGGGGCATTATGGATATTCTGTATTTGCAGCAGTTCTTCTATTTCCCTTGCCTTCAGTTCATTCTCTGACCTTTCTGTTTttcagtttggtctacagaagCTTCCAAGATGTCCCATCAACACACACTGCCAGTGACTGCTCCAGCTGTGGTACAAGAATCTCTCAAGACTGTGTGTTCTCCAGTTCATACCCAGCAGGAACAAACAAAGCAACCCACCCCACATCCCGCACAAGGCCAGGTCTTCACCGAGCCTCAAGAGAAGGGCTTTCCCAAACATGTGGAGAAGGGGACAAACCCTGTGAAGGATCTGCCTGAGCCAGAGTGTGAGCACCACcagcagccaggactacaaaagCAGCAGCTGCAGGTGGAAAAGCCACAGCAGGAGCTGCAGGAACAGGAACTGCATCTGGAGAAGCAGCAGCCACCAAAGGAGCCCCAGGGGCTCCTGTGCCTGGGACAGCAACAGCAGCATGAGCTGCAAGAGCAAAAACAGCACctcagacagcagcagcagccacaggagCAGGATCTGCACCTGGGACAGAAGCAGAAGCAACAGCAACTACAAGAACAAGAGCTTCCATTAGGACAGCACCAGAAGCAGAAGCTGCATGACCCAGAACTGCACCtgggaaagcagcagcagcaggagtcaCATGACCCAGAACTGCACCtgggaaagcagcagcagcaacaggagTCAAATAACCCAGAACTGCACCtgggaaagcagcagcagcaggagtcaCATAACCCAGAACTGCACCTGggaaagcagaagcagcaggagtCACATAACCCAGAGCTGCACCtgggaaagcagcagcagcagcaggagtcaCATAACCCAGAGCTGCACCtgggaaagcagcagcagcaggagtcaCATGACCCAGACCTGAACCagggaaagcagcagcagcaggagtcaCGTGACCCAGAACTGAACCTtggaaagcagcagcagcaggagtcaCATGAGCCAGAACTGCAATTGGGAGAGAAGCAGCATCAAGAGACTGAGGACCCAGAACTACACCTGGGAAAGCAGCAGGCGTCACATGAACCAGATATGGCAGTGaatcagaaagagaaacagaaacttcGTGAGCCAGAACTGCACCTGGGAAAGCAGCAGCCGCAACAGAGAGAGCACGAAGGCTATCAAAGCTTGGTTCAGTCTCTTAAGCAAGAGAAAGCTTCAAGGGAGCAGAAGCTAGATGACTCACAcctaggagaggagaaggaactCTTGGACCAGCCACTGGATCAAGAACTTGTAAAGAAGGATGAtcaactggaaaggaagaagcacgAATTGGGGAACCTGACACAGCAGGAGATAGTGCAATTAGTACCAAGCACTGACCAAATCCAAGAGACTAAGCCAGTCCAACCAGTGAAAGGAGAAGACTTGCTCACTACAGAGAAGCAGCAGAAGAACCATAAAGTGCAGTGAAGCCACAACTAATGCAACCACTCCAGTATCCCAGAGACTCTCCAACCATCCCACATAAGAAAAGAGAGCCATCCACACTTCCTTAAGGTCCCTGGCTGGCCTACTCATCCATAAATCTATCTGGCCTTGACCATCTTCTTGTCTATAGCAGGCTGGGTATAGGATGTTATGGCCCAAGAAGCTCAATCCCAACCTTAGATATCACAGCCTCTTCTTGAGGTAGAGGGTGGGGGAAAAGGGGAGGCCTTTCAATAGTTAGTGACTCTGATGTTACTCCTACTGTATGTCAGAATCTGTGAATATATGAAATGTCTAATAAATCCTAAAAATCCTGTGAGCCTGTATGtagccttttcttttctgcttctcatcATATTCAACagccactaaaaaaaaaaaaaaatcacaaaaccaaGCTCAGTGCACACCAGTCGTGACTAGAGCCTTTACCAATGATGGTTAATTGACCTTCATCCAGTACCATTGTGCACTAGCCAGACTCCACAGCAGAGCGCAGCTCTATGTCTCTCATCTTAGTTTAACTCATGAGAGGAGGAGAACTAGAAATAAGACTAGTATGCTTGAAGACTCCATTTATGGGTTCTGATAAATATCCTTAGACTTTCCTTCCTGAGCTTTCTTTTtccactaattttttttatttattcactttacatcctgattagTACTTCCTCCTGGTCCCCTCTCACAGGGTttcccctccaccctccccttcTTTTATGAGAGGAGTGGGATTACCCTGTGTATCCACACAGCCTGgctcatcaagtctctgcaaggttaggtgcatcttctatcactgaggcaagacaaggcCCCCCAGGTGATGAACAGATTgcacagacaggcaacagttttAGGGACAGCCACTGCTCCAGTTGCGGGGGGACGCACATGGATACTGACCTGTATAGCTGCTACCTATGTGCCAGAGGCCTCTGTCCAGTCTATGTGTGCTCTGtgcttggtggctcagtctctaaaATTAATTGTAGTGTATGCTGCAAAAccactttaaaaatacaaaaatgactCTGAGTTAGGTCTTCTGCATATGCTTTTGTAGCTTGGTGTTCTCATGTGATTCCCAACAGTATGAGTGTGCAGGTGTGGGTGTCCCTAACTCTTTTGCCTGTGTTTGAGAACCTTTTTCTCCTACCGTGCTGCCTTAtctagccttgatatgagggcttGTGCCTACTCTATTTGTATTTTGTTAGGCCATAGTTTTTGGGTATCCCTGTTCTTTattttgaagggaaatggaggaggagaacATCTGGTGAGAGGTAAGATTAGGGGAGAGACTTTGAACAGTGGAAAAATTGTaggatgtaatgtatgagagaagaataaaggaaaaaaacaataaaaatgttaaattattccTTGTCTTTTATATCATACCAAATTAAAACTAGAATCAATAGCCAAAGAAGCCTCAGAAACAACACAAATATTTGGAGACTGAACAACACAATTTTGAATTAAGTGTGGGTCACGGAAGAAGTATAGattacagaaaaaaattcctAGGATGAATGAAAAGGACAGAACAGTCTAATAGATCTCTGGGATACAGGCAAAGCATTTCTAGGGAGAAATCAGATATCTCAAACAAATGATCTAACAATGAGCCTCAAGACTCTAGAAAAACAGGAAGTCAACCCCAGATGCActacaagaaataaaatataaggcagaaattaatgaaacagTAACTAAAAGAACAACATATAAAAATCAATCAAGATTCACTTCTTTGAAAAGAttgataagattaaaaactaatatGAAAGTAGTATTAAATGGACAAAATAGTTAAAATACTTGAGATTATgcctgtacatacacatatatgcacattatAACAATTGATAAAAGAACAGCTGATTAAATTTGAGGAAATTAGGTAAGGGTTAAGAGTAAgacttggaaggaggaaaggtaAGGGAGAAAGGTTGTAGTTGTaatcttcaaaataataaaaaaataagatgtatAAAATCTGTAGTCAAAGtaggaaaagaaacataaaaattactcAACTTAATAAAAGGAGTTGTTACATCAAAATCCAATGAAAACTGGAATAGACAGCTAGTATTTTGAAAACTCTATTCTCCAAAATGACAAGAGGGTAAACATCTAGTTAAGCACATCCATAACAAGCAATGCATTGaagtaataattaaaaatcaCCCCACAAAGGAAAGCCCAGTACTAGGTGGACTCACTGCTGTCGTTTGTTTTTCCATCTTGGCCATCCTGACTGGGGTAAGATAAAACCTAAATGcagttttaatttccatttctctAGTGTCTAAAATGTTGAGTATTTACTTACGTTTCTTGACCACTGCATTTCACCTTTTGAGAATTTGCTATTTAGAACCATGCCCCAttgtttcatttcattgttttcctgatttttgttctgttttttgtttgttttattttgttttgtttttagttctttgtgtattttaggTGCTAATGCTCTGTCAGCTGTATAGCTGGTAAAGATTTTTCCTGTTTTGCAGACTCTCTCTTCATTCAGATGATACTGTGAAATGTTGTGCCACAAGCCTTTGGGTTTTCTGGGGTCCCATTAGTCCATTGCTGGTTTTAATGCCTTTGCCACTAGAGTACTTTCTTGTACCTTCAAAAAGAAGAATATTTCTTAGTTTCTCCCTTATCAGATTCAGGGTGTTAGGCCTTATGTCAAAGCCGAGCCCTTTATCTATGTGCAGTGCAGAGTTTTGTCCAGTGAGCAATGGGGATCCAGTTTCATCCTTCTACATGTAGCTATCTAATATGACCAGcatcatttttaaagatgctccaacatgtttagctctgtatatCTTAACATGCACAAAACATGcacaaatctaaatggatcaaagaccatAATTTATATTAGGAAAGGCTCTTCTGCTCTGAGGGCCTGCAACTTCCTCAGCTTGGATCTTTATACTCCCCACACAGTGTCGAGGCACAGGAGCTTCTATCTAGTTCATCCAAATTGATCCAGAGATGGACTGAATATAGTGCCTGATCTCAGGCTAGTGACATGGAGGAGACGTTGAAGTCTACCCTGGCCTCAGGGAGAAGATACTAGGGACAGAAAATTATCTGTAGTTAATTTCCTGCTTCACGGTGAACAACATACTAAATGTAAATCTGTGATTTTCTTTGGCGTTGGTCCTTAGTTATGAACACCTACATAATGCGGACTGACTTGTAACAAAACTGGAACCAGGGTGCCACCTACAGCTAAAATACTGGCAAGCAGAGAATGACCAATGTGTATATTCTGACATCTTCTTAGTTGTCATGTTCACTTAATATTGAATTCTGTTGTATATTGCTAATTTTCTTCACTGATGTTGTGCATGCTGGTGACAGTGTGCTCTTGAAGTCTTTTATGAGTGCTGCATTACCATGGTTAGTAGTTAGGAACTTCGCTATGAGGTATGTATTTGGAATTCCTTGTTCTTCTTACTGAAATTTCTATTCTTATAGAATGACCTTGtctcttttctgattttgattgaaagtctttttttttttttaaacctaagcATAGATGCTCGTACTTGATTGGGttcaatttgttttaaatattttattcaaatccCTTGAATATCATTCAGTGTGTGCCTGGATAGAATTGAGCTTCTATTGTGTGGCTTATAGTTTAATCTATTCTTTTGTACAAATTCACTCCATCTATTCTTTAAATTGTCACTCTTAACTCATGTGTGACTAAGGTGCTCGTTGTTAGGTGAGGTCTTATTAGAAGCATTTCATAGTTTGACTTTGTCATTTTGttgtgattcttttctttcctctttttcaacTTCTTGTGTGGGTACATAACTTGCTTCCCTTTTAATTCCTTGCTAGTGTTTTCAGTTTGTCAATCACAGATTTTTGTTTCATGTGATGTTCATATGATGCATAAAGAGACATCTTTTGATTATGAAAAGTTATTTTGAATGATAACatcatacaaaaaataaaacttaaaaatcaaatataGCAATAAAGAGCAGGAGAACATGTGATAATGAAACAATATCCTTGAGCTCCATTTGCCAAG carries:
- the Ivl gene encoding involucrin, which gives rise to MSHQHTLPVTAPAVVQESLKTVCSPVHTQQEQTKQPTPHPAQGQVFTEPQEKGFPKHVEKGTNPVKDLPEPECEHHQQPGLQKQQLQVEKPQQELQEQELHLEKQQPPKEPQGLLCLGQQQQHELQEQKQHLRQQQQPQEQDLHLGQKQKQQQLQEQELPLGQHQKQKLHDPELHLGKQQQQESHDPELHLGKQQQQQESNNPELHLGKQQQQESHNPELHLGKQKQQESHNPELHLGKQQQQQESHNPELHLGKQQQQESHDPDLNQGKQQQQESRDPELNLGKQQQQESHEPELQLGEKQHQETEDPELHLGKQQASHEPDMAVNQKEKQKLREPELHLGKQQPQQREHEGYQSLVQSLKQEKASREQKLDDSHLGEEKELLDQPLDQELVKKDDQLERKKHELGNLTQQEIVQLVPSTDQIQETKPVQPVKGEDLLTTEKQQKNHKVQ